The nucleotide sequence CACGTCCGCGGCCCGGCTCACGTCGGCCGGCACCGCGACGACCCTGGCTCCGGTCTCTTCCCGGATGGCCCGGGCCGCCCGTTCGATGGCGTCGGCCCGCCGTGAACAGACGGCGAGCGACGCCCCCTCCTTCGCCAGGGCGCGCGCAGCCGCATAGCCCAGCCCCTCGGAGGCAGCTGCCACCACTGCGACCTTACCCGCAAGACCCAGCTCCAAGCCCGATCGCCTCCTCGGCCCATCCAATTCGAGCCACGCATCCCGTTCCCTTGAAAGCCGCCCGGGGGCTCGTCACAATGTGGCGGAAGAGGAGGCACGAAAGTGGCAGTCAACGTGCGACCCGGAGACCCGATGCCGGAGGTGGCCGGCCTCACCCAGGCAGGCACCCGGATTTCCACGAAGGATTTCCTCGGCAAGTGGCTGGTGCTCTACTTCTACCCGAAGGACAAGACGTCGGGGTGCACCCGCGAGGCGCAGGCGTTCAACGCGGCGCTCGACGCGCTGCGGCAGCGCCAGGCGGAGGTGGTGGGCGTCAGCGTGGACAGCCCCCGTTCTCACCAGAGCTTCGCCGACGCCTACGGCTTGCGCTTCCCGCTCATCTCGGACGCGGACAAGTCCATCACGTCCGGCCTCGGGCTCCTCAACGAGAAAGGCACGAGCGCCCGGCGCACCACGTTTCTGGTGGACCCGCAGGGCCGTGTCCACCGGATCTTCGAGAACGTCAAGGTCGACGGCCACGTCGACGAGGTCCTCCGCGCGCTCGACGAGGCGCGGGCCGCAGCCCGCCGCTGAGCGGCCCTCGCACGACCTCCCGGCAGGAGGGAATCGACCGCCCGGCCGCCAACACCGATCCCCAACGGCCCGACGGCAAGGAGGCGTCGACTCGATGCGCGCATGGTGGCGGCCGGTTTCGCGAGGGGCCGGCGTGAGGACGGGGCCCGTCGTCCGCGGCGCGCCGCTCGCAGGGTGGCTGGCGACAGCCCTGGTGCTGGCCGGAGCGCGGCCTGCGGCGGCGCTGTTGCCCCCTCAACCTCAGTTGCAGTGGCGCGCCGGCTTCCTGTGGGGTCTCAACGAGCAGGTGCACGGCCTCGACTGGGGCGCGGGTGTCAAGCTTCCTCTGCAGCCGAGCGAGCTCGGCATCGCGACCCTCGGAGCGAGCATCCAGGGTGCCCTCACGAGCGGCCCGGCGGAGTGGGACTTCCGGCTCTCGGCCCTCATAGAGTCATACCGGACCGGCCGCCCGAGCTTCGGCGTCTATTACACGCTGAGGCGTTTCCCCTTCCTGGACGGCACGCTCGCGGGCATCGGCTTGCGGTATGGCTCGCTGGCGGCGGCTTATTACCCGGCCATGTGGAACCGGGAGGTACCGGCGCTGGCCCCCGATCGCGCCGTATGGGTCGTGGAGCCGGGGTGGTTTTCGGGGCTCTACCTGCAGTTCCGCTACGCCGCCCTGAGCGACGGCGGGCCCTCCTCCCTGCGGCTCGCCGCCGGCCTCGAAGAGAACTGGTAGGCGGCCGGCCGGAGCCGGCGGCCCGGCTCAGGCCCGGGCACGGCCCCGGCCCGACCGGGAGCCCGCGGCTGAGAAGCTCAAGCTCACGGCCTCGCCGTCGGCGGAGAGCTCCTGGCCGGCCGCGAGCAGGGACATGGCCCGATCCCCCGTATAGATGGCGTAGCGGTACCCCTGCTCCGTCAAGAAGAGCTGGCGCTTGGCGGCGAAGCGCTGCTCGCTCGTGTCCTGAGTGATGACCGAGTAAAACCGGGCCACGTTGTCGCCGGCCTTCGGCCTCAGGATGCGGCCCAGGCGCTGGGCCTCTTCCTGGCGCGACCCGAAGGTCCCGGAGATCTGGATGGCCACGCTGGCGTCCGGCAGATCCACGGCGAAGTTGGCGACCTTGGAGACCACCAGGGTCTTGAGCCGGCCGGCCTTGAAGTCGCCGTAGAGGGACTCGCGCTCGGCGTTGGGCGTCCGGCCCGTGATGATGGGCGCCTCCAACAGCCGCGCCACCTCTTCGAGCTGGGAGAGGTACTGCCCGATGACCAGCACCTGCTGGTCGCGGTGATGCTCCACCAGGGCCTTCACCAGAGGGAGCTTCGCGGGGTTTTCCGAGGCGATGCGAAACTTCTCCCGGTCCTCCGCCACCGCGTAGCTCAGGCGCAGCGACTCGTCCAGCGGCACCCGTATCTCGAAACACTCGGCCGTGGCGATCCACTGGCTCTTCTCCAGGTCGCGCCACGGCACGTCGTAGCGCTTGGGTCCGATGAGGCTGAAGACGTCGGCCTCCCGGCCGTCCTCCCGTACCAGGGTGGCCGTGAGGCCGAGCCGCCGCCGCGCCTGGATCTCCGACGTGATGCGAAACACGTCGGCCGGCAGCAGGTGCACCTCGTCGTAGATCACCAGGCCCCAATCGCGGCTGTTGAACAGAGCGAAGTGGGGGTAGTCGGTGTCTTCAGGCCCCCTGTGGGTCAGGATCTGATAAGTGGCAATCGTGACGGGCCGGATCTCCTTGGCCTCCCCGGTGTACTCCCCGATCTGGTCCTCCTCCAAGGTCGTCTTGTCGAGGAGCTCCGCCTTCCACTGCCGCACGGCCGTCACGTTGGTGGAGAGGATCAGGGTCTGAGTAGAGGCCTTCTCCATGACGCCGAGACCGACGATGGTCTTGCCCGCGCCGCACGGAAGGACGATCACCCCGTTGCCCCCGCGCTCGCTGCCCTCCATCCAAAAGGCACGCACCGCCTCCTGCTGGTAGTCCCTCAGGCCGAACGGCCGGCCGGCGCGCGTGGTGGCCCGCAGGCGGATGGGGAGGGGCGCGCCCTCCACGTATCCCGCCAGGTCCTCCACCGGGTAGCCGATGTGCACCAGGACCTGCTTGACGTGGCCGCGCCAGCGCGCATCCACCGCCAGGCGCGTCGCGTCGAGCCGCTCGACGAGATAGGGCCGAAGGCGCGGGTGGTGGGCGATCTCCTCGAGGATGGAACGATCGGCGCTCTCCAGGATCAGGTAGTCGACCTCGCGCCCGCTGCCGCGCCCGGCTCCCCTCCTACCCCGTACGCCTGCTCTCCCGGCCCGCACCCCGGAGGGCGCCACCAGTTTGACGAGCCCGTACCGGCGCATCGTATCCTGAATGCTCTGCTGGACGCCGAAGGGCACGTCGAACTTGCTGAACTCCTCCAGCGTCTCCAGCACGTCCTGCGCCGTGAGCCCGGCCGATGCGCCGTTCCACAACGAGAGCGGCGTGATCCGGTAGGTGTGGACGTGCTCCGGGCTTTTCACCAGCTCCGCGAAGCGGGCGAGCTCGTTGCGAGCAGCCTCGTAGCGCGGGTTGTCGACCTCCAGGAGCAGCTCGTGGTTGCTTTGAACGATGAGGGGGTTTTCAGGCCTGTACGCCAAGGTCGTCACCCCTCGACGAAGGCCATCGCCCCACCGTCACCGGCGAACCCCTCCCGCCGGCCGCCGAGGGCACCCCGCCTTCCCGATCCGCCGGAGCCGCAAGCCCGGGCTCGTTGCCGGGCGGCACGTACAGGAGATCCCGCCGGCCCCGGACGAGCGAAGGAGCAGGCCGCCGGTCGATCAACTGCCCGGCCTCGCGGGCCGAAAGGCGCGCGGCGTTTTCGAGCGCCGCTCCGACCTCCGCGGCCTTCTCCGCCGGGTACGGCACCCGGGTCCCCCGAACCCAGCGCCTGACCGGGTACCCGCTTGCCTCCGCCGCCTTGATCAGCATCGGCAGGTGGCGCCGCTCGATCCAAAGGGTATCCGGGGTGATGGCCTCCGCCACCACTCCCATCTTGCGTGCCTGGTCGAGCACCGCCGCTTGCACGACGGCGTCGTCCGATCGCACCAGGATCCCATCCATCAGCTGCACCCGCCCGAGCGGCTTGAGGGCCTCCACCAGGGCGTAGCGCACGTTTTGGGGCAGCTCGTGGCGCGAAGACACCTCGAGCAGCGCCAGCACCTCCGCCGGCGTCCAACGCCCTGACCGCACGCCCGCCGCGCACCGCTCGACGTCCAGCCGGAGCTGGACCATACGGTCGGCCCGTACCACCTGGGACAGCTCGATGAGGCGAGAAAGCCGGTCCGGGCGCATGTGGCGCGGGGCGAGCAGCTCGAAGTTGGGCTCGACGAAAGCGTGCGGCTCGTCCTGAGGCAGGAGCCGTCCGAGCGCCTCCGCCAGGTCCTCGCCGGGCCGGTCCTCTTCTTCTGCCACCTGCCGCTCGCCGGCCTCCCGGGCTCCGGCCGCGTCGGCCTGCAGGTGACCGTTGCCCGCCGCCCCGTCGGGCGCAGGGGGTGCAGTGCCCGCCGGCGGCGTTGCCCGGCCATCCGCCTCGTCCCCGGCCCATGCCCGCTCGGCCTGGTCGTCGCCCTCGTCGTGCAGGGTAGCTGCCCGCAGCAATACCTTGGGATGGCTGAGGCCCTCCCAGAGTGCCCGCCCGATCCCGGTCAGGGCGAACGCCACGTTGGCGAGGGGCGGGAGGCCCTTGCGCTGGCTGGGAGCGGGCTTGATCGAGACGTTACCCGCCTGATCCGAAGGTGGCGGCTCCTCGCTCCACCTCACTTTCCACATGAAGACGGCGCCCAGCCACGCCAGGCGCTGCAGGGTCCTCACCAGAGAGACCAGCCGGTAGGCCGGGTACGGCTCATCCTCGAAGTAGCTCACCGCCTCGGCGAAGCCCTTGATCCAGACTCCCCTGCCGGGCGCCGCCAGCCAGCGGGCTGCGTCCAGCACCAGCAGCGAGTCGACCTCGCTTCCGGCGAGCTGCCCCGCCCAGGCCGCCAGCAAACGCGCAAGGCGCGGCCCCGGCGGCGCCTCCAGCCAGGCGGAGGCGAGCGGCCCCTCCTGCAATCGCTCTCCCTCTCCTGGAGAGACTTGAACGAGCCCCGCCCGGCGCGCGATCTCTACCAGGAAACCCGTCCGGGGCGGATAGCTCGTCACGGGGCCTGCATCCTGCACGGGCTGCTCCTTGACCGAAAGGTACTCGGCCAGCCGCCCCTGCGCCTTGCGCGTGAGCACCCCGGAAGGCGCGAGCTCCGCCTGCTCCGACCGGACGAACGCGATCAGGGCCGCCACGTCGTACAGGAACGCCCCTGCGCTCTCGGCTCCCACCTCGTCGAACCTCTCGGTCGTGAAGGGGCTGTCCACGACGAACGTGATGGGTGGCTGCCGCGAATGAAGCGAGCGGGCCCCGATGGGCCACAGGACGGCACGCGCCTCGTCGGGGAGCATGTACAGGTCGTAACGGCGCTCCCGGATCAGCACGGCCAGCCCGGACCGGCGAGCCTCCCACAGCGCGAGCAGTGCATCCTGGCGCCGCCCGACCAGGGTGGCGACACGAGCAGTGGCCTGCTCGGCCCCGAGCCCGGCCAGCTCCGGCGCAGGCAAGCTCGCGCGTGAGAAAAGGAGGGTCAACAGCGCGGTGCGCCCCGCGGGCGACAGCGCGTGGTACGCATCCGAGTCGAGGTCAGCCGGCGAGAGACCCCCGGTCAACTGCCGGTACTCCATGAGCGCCTCCCACTTTACCAGGATCGTCAGCCACCTATTCAGAATATCACAAAACGCCCCCGGGGCGACAAGAGGGAGGTCGGCGTCCAACGATGACGAAAACCGAGCGGGTCCGTCGCGCACTGGCGGGAGAGGCGGTGGACCGGCCGCCCTTTTCCATATGGTTCCACTTCGGGACCCAACATCTTCCCCCTTCGAAGACCGCGGCCATCCACCTCGATTTCTTCCGAGCTTACGACCTCGACTGGCTCAAAGTGATGAGCGATTACCGCTACCCCATGCCGGACGGGATGGAAGAGGTTGCGTCCCTTGCCGACCTGCGCCGTTTCCGTCGATTTGAAATGGATAGCGAGCCGTTTTCGCTCCAGCTCCAGGTGCTGAGACAAATCGGAGCCGCCCTCGGAAACGAGGCTCCGTTCGTCGAAACGGTCTTCAGCCCCTTCGGGGTGGCGAGACGCACGCTACGGGGCCACATGGACCGTCTCCGGCGGGAGTACCCGGATGCATTCAAAACGTTCCTGGAGTCGGTGACGGAGACCCTCCGGCACTACGTCCGAGCCGTGGCCCAAACCGGTGCCGCGGGGGTCTTCTTCTCCGTCAACGGGGCAGGCCAGGGAGAGATGAAGGAAAGGGATTTCGAGGAATGGGTGCTCCCCTACGACCTGGCCGTGCTGGCGACGGTCAACGAGCTTGCCAGGGAAGGCCGGTTCTATTTCAACGTCATCCACATCCACGGTGAAAGGCTGCGCTGGCGTCTCATCATGGATCAATATCCGGGACAGGTTTTCAACTGGTCGGTCCACCACTCCCCTCCGTCCTTCGCCCAGGCGCGACTTTTCACCCCGCGGCCCCTCATGGGCGGGATCGACGAGGTGGGTCTGTCGAGCAAGACCCCCTCGGAGGTGCGCCACCAGGTGCGCACCGCCATCGAGCAGGCGGGCGCGGCAGGGCTTTTCATCGCTCCCGGCTGCGCCGTCCCCACCGACGTGCCGGCGGACCTGATCCGGGCGGCGGCCCAGGCGTGCCGCGCCTGAGCGGGGCCATCACCGTCCCCACGGGCTGCCGTTGCGATACACGTAGACGTCTTGAAGGGCGGCCACGTCCAGGTCGAACGTGCCCGTCTCGTCCTTGCGCGCGGCGACCAGGCGCCGGAGTGTTTGCACCGGCGCCTCCATCGCCCACAGCGCCGTGCCGTCGTCGAGCTGCACCAGCACCCTGTCGCCGTCCGGGACGGGCACCCTCACCGAAAGGAGCATGCCCAGCACGCTCATGGCCATTACCGTCGGGAACTGGGGCGCCCGGGTGCCGTTGTACACGATCCCGTAGCCTGGCACGTACGTGCCCCCGGCCTGGGGCTCCTCGGCAAAGAGCTCTTCAGTGACACGGTCCAGGGCCGCCTGGATGTCCTGCCATCCGGGCACCTCCCGCTGGCGCGACCGCCCATTGCGGTAAAACTCGTAGTGCCGTTCGGTCCAGGCCAGAGCGGACGACAGGTCCACCGTCTTGCCCTCGACGAGCTCCAGCAGGGCCCCCCGGGGATACCGGCGCAGCAGGTGCTCGCCCGGCGTCACCGCCTCGCTCACCAGCACGGAGCTTGCGTCGAGGTACGGAAACGGCGCCATGATCTCCTTGGCGATCATCACGTCCGAAAACATCTCGAACGCCCGATCCTGGGGCGTCCGCAGCTCCGGCCGGGTGTAGCGTACCACCAGCCCGAGCCTCGGCACGAACCAGACCAGCGGCGAAAACGCGCCCTCCCGGTACAGACGCAACGTGATCTCGTCCAGCATCTCCCGGAAGGCGACGGGATCCACGGGCAGCCGCACATCCTGCTGCAGCGTCTGCGAGCTCGACGCCACAAGAGAGATCGTCTGGGTCACGTATCCGGCCCGGGAAACGATGAGGTGCACGGGTCCCGATCCGGTGCCCTCGAGCTCGAAGCGTCCCTGCTCGTCCGTCGTGGTCGAGAGCTTGCGCCGCGCCTCCTGCACTTGGGCCCCCGCTACGCCGGCACCGTAGGGATTGGTGACCGTCCCCTGGACGCGCCAGGTGACCGCGCCCGCTGCGTCCGGCGGGGCCGCATCCTGGGCTTGCGCCTGCGGCGCTCCCACCAGGGCCCCCAGGGCCGCCATCGCCAGTGCGGCCGCAAGCCACGACCACGAGACCCCGCCCGCTGCTCTCCGCCTGCCCGCCCTCGCCCCTGGATGACCGGTCAATGGCCCCATCCTTTCGCGTTCAGTCAGCTACCCCCGTCCAGGCCGTCGATCTGCCAGGGCCCCTTGAGCTCCGGGCCTGCTGCGCCGGGTAGCACCAGGAGCTCCGACTCCTCCTGCCGCATGTAGCGCAGCCGGATCCGGTAGATCCTCCCGGAACGGTCGCTGAACAGGATGGACGCCGCCTCCCTGCCGACGCTCCCGCCCAAGAACAGGTAAGGCCCTGACTCCATCAGCAGGTACGGGCGCGTGGACTGGAGATACGAACGCAGCTGCGTCTCGCTCTGCACGCCCATGACGCGGCGCCACTCGGCCGTGGTGAGCGAGAAGGCGTATCGCATGTCCCCCCGCCCCACGGCGGCCACGAACGCCTCTGCCACGCCGAACGGCGTCAGCTCCGGAGCCCGCGGCTGCGCCTCGAAGGCGGACCGGGCCCGATCCCACCGGTACACCGTGACGGTGACGGCTCTGGCCGGCCTTCCCAACGGGTCGAGGGTGGCCGACTCAGGCACGCGCAAGACCGAGGTCTGTTCCGTGCCGAAGTCGAAGGTCCCGGCCTGGATGCGAGCGTACCCCTGGGCGTCGGTGTCGACC is from Limnochorda sp. L945t and encodes:
- a CDS encoding peroxiredoxin, which encodes MAVNVRPGDPMPEVAGLTQAGTRISTKDFLGKWLVLYFYPKDKTSGCTREAQAFNAALDALRQRQAEVVGVSVDSPRSHQSFADAYGLRFPLISDADKSITSGLGLLNEKGTSARRTTFLVDPQGRVHRIFENVKVDGHVDEVLRALDEARAAARR
- a CDS encoding DNA repair helicase XPB — translated: MAYRPENPLIVQSNHELLLEVDNPRYEAARNELARFAELVKSPEHVHTYRITPLSLWNGASAGLTAQDVLETLEEFSKFDVPFGVQQSIQDTMRRYGLVKLVAPSGVRAGRAGVRGRRGAGRGSGREVDYLILESADRSILEEIAHHPRLRPYLVERLDATRLAVDARWRGHVKQVLVHIGYPVEDLAGYVEGAPLPIRLRATTRAGRPFGLRDYQQEAVRAFWMEGSERGGNGVIVLPCGAGKTIVGLGVMEKASTQTLILSTNVTAVRQWKAELLDKTTLEEDQIGEYTGEAKEIRPVTIATYQILTHRGPEDTDYPHFALFNSRDWGLVIYDEVHLLPADVFRITSEIQARRRLGLTATLVREDGREADVFSLIGPKRYDVPWRDLEKSQWIATAECFEIRVPLDESLRLSYAVAEDREKFRIASENPAKLPLVKALVEHHRDQQVLVIGQYLSQLEEVARLLEAPIITGRTPNAERESLYGDFKAGRLKTLVVSKVANFAVDLPDASVAIQISGTFGSRQEEAQRLGRILRPKAGDNVARFYSVITQDTSEQRFAAKRQLFLTEQGYRYAIYTGDRAMSLLAAGQELSADGEAVSLSFSAAGSRSGRGRARA
- a CDS encoding uroporphyrinogen decarboxylase family protein, with translation MTKTERVRRALAGEAVDRPPFSIWFHFGTQHLPPSKTAAIHLDFFRAYDLDWLKVMSDYRYPMPDGMEEVASLADLRRFRRFEMDSEPFSLQLQVLRQIGAALGNEAPFVETVFSPFGVARRTLRGHMDRLRREYPDAFKTFLESVTETLRHYVRAVAQTGAAGVFFSVNGAGQGEMKERDFEEWVLPYDLAVLATVNELAREGRFYFNVIHIHGERLRWRLIMDQYPGQVFNWSVHHSPPSFAQARLFTPRPLMGGIDEVGLSSKTPSEVRHQVRTAIEQAGAAGLFIAPGCAVPTDVPADLIRAAAQACRA
- a CDS encoding carboxypeptidase regulatory-like domain-containing protein — translated: MTGHPGARAGRRRAAGGVSWSWLAAALAMAALGALVGAPQAQAQDAAPPDAAGAVTWRVQGTVTNPYGAGVAGAQVQEARRKLSTTTDEQGRFELEGTGSGPVHLIVSRAGYVTQTISLVASSSQTLQQDVRLPVDPVAFREMLDEITLRLYREGAFSPLVWFVPRLGLVVRYTRPELRTPQDRAFEMFSDVMIAKEIMAPFPYLDASSVLVSEAVTPGEHLLRRYPRGALLELVEGKTVDLSSALAWTERHYEFYRNGRSRQREVPGWQDIQAALDRVTEELFAEEPQAGGTYVPGYGIVYNGTRAPQFPTVMAMSVLGMLLSVRVPVPDGDRVLVQLDDGTALWAMEAPVQTLRRLVAARKDETGTFDLDVAALQDVYVYRNGSPWGR